In Agrobacterium sp. RAC06, a single window of DNA contains:
- a CDS encoding catalase family protein, whose translation MQPTPPIRYHADLESPSADEKEAIEDIKESMLYIIEKTHEDLGHAQRSVHAKSHALLEASVTVHPDLSAELRQGIFAEPGRTYPAIIRISTIPGDPLRDSVSLPRGFAIKLFDVEGTRLPGSEGDLTQDFLFASAPAFAAPDAAGFAKNLKLISRTTDRVEWAKSALSWILRPIVRGLEAMGADAGALKAMGGYPETHPLGEHYYTQVPLRFGEYVAKLDIVPRSESFKRLVDDRIDLSEGPDVLREAVAEVMARDGGEWTLRAQLCRNLETQPIEDASVVWPEEDSPYLEIATISVAPQTGWSEGRSRAVDDGLTFRPWRGIEQHRPLGNVMRARREVYPVAAAKRSALIGCPMHEPKSRPDLP comes from the coding sequence ATGCAGCCCACCCCGCCAATCCGCTACCATGCCGACCTCGAAAGTCCCTCCGCCGACGAAAAGGAGGCGATCGAGGATATCAAGGAGAGCATGCTCTACATCATCGAGAAGACACACGAGGATCTTGGCCATGCGCAGCGCAGCGTACATGCCAAGAGCCACGCCCTGCTCGAAGCCTCTGTCACCGTCCATCCGGATCTTTCGGCCGAACTGCGGCAGGGGATCTTCGCCGAACCGGGTCGGACCTATCCGGCGATCATCCGCATATCCACCATCCCTGGCGATCCCTTGCGCGACAGTGTTTCACTGCCGCGCGGTTTCGCCATCAAGCTCTTCGACGTCGAGGGCACGCGGTTGCCAGGCAGCGAAGGCGATCTCACGCAGGATTTCCTCTTTGCCTCCGCGCCGGCTTTTGCTGCACCGGATGCCGCAGGTTTTGCCAAAAACCTGAAACTGATTTCCCGCACCACCGATCGGGTGGAATGGGCCAAGAGTGCGCTCAGCTGGATCCTGAGACCCATCGTCCGTGGACTGGAAGCCATGGGCGCGGATGCCGGAGCGTTGAAGGCGATGGGCGGCTATCCGGAGACCCATCCACTCGGCGAGCACTACTACACCCAGGTTCCCTTGCGCTTCGGCGAGTATGTGGCAAAGCTCGACATCGTGCCACGGTCCGAGAGCTTCAAGCGCCTGGTCGACGACAGAATCGATCTATCCGAGGGGCCCGACGTGCTGCGCGAAGCGGTTGCCGAGGTGATGGCGCGCGATGGCGGAGAATGGACCTTGCGCGCACAGCTCTGTCGCAATCTCGAAACACAGCCGATCGAGGATGCTTCCGTCGTCTGGCCAGAGGAAGACAGCCCCTATCTGGAGATCGCGACCATCAGTGTTGCTCCGCAGACGGGCTGGTCGGAAGGTCGTTCGCGTGCCGTCGATGACGGACTGACCTTCCGCCCCTGGCGCGGCATCGAGCAGCATCGACCCCTCGGCAATGTCATGCGGGCCCGCAGAGAGGTCTATCCGGTGGCGGCGGCAAAGCGCAGCGCCTTGATCGGCTGCCCGATGCATGAGCCGAAGAGCCGGCCCGATCTGCCTTGA